One Nitrosomonas sp. PY1 DNA window includes the following coding sequences:
- the tilS gene encoding tRNA lysidine(34) synthetase TilS: MDHLRKPEPNHQPLDLSAQVEQVLHTHVKQGEHLCIALSGGVDSMVLLDVLAIFSRQMQFTLSTVHVNHGISNNATRWSQFCCERSYDYGVSISVTYLHVRKARGVSLEASAREQRYRVFSEVSADYVVLAHHLDDQAETLLLQLLRGAGIRGLSGMPVIRQQQQRHRAKLLRPLLNVSRHQIERYAQCNNLTWVVDESNDDTAYDRNFLRHEVLPVLKKRYTNYAKTLTRTSRHLSEASALLDELAEIDSERCMVSGQLDLSCLRRLEAPRVKNLLRYTLVRQGIQLPNTGTMENLTQQLLLMRDDAQLRVDLVDYEIRCFKGAVYILHKIESAPIQAHERYLIDSESVIWNDEIGQEMQYAYGKIEFSWSESQGICRKKIASRLLAIRLRVGGESFKPACNRPNRSLKNLLQEAFIPPWHRKLLPLLFCEDRLIWVPGIGIDCDFQVKSGEMGVLPVWHPMKITKPGKCKDF; encoded by the coding sequence ATGGATCATTTAAGGAAGCCTGAGCCGAATCATCAACCGCTCGATCTGTCCGCTCAGGTTGAACAAGTATTGCACACGCATGTGAAACAAGGTGAGCATTTATGCATTGCGTTGAGTGGCGGTGTGGATTCGATGGTGTTACTCGACGTGTTGGCGATATTTTCACGGCAAATGCAATTTACTTTGTCGACCGTACATGTCAATCATGGTATCAGTAATAATGCGACGAGATGGTCTCAATTCTGTTGTGAGCGTTCCTATGATTACGGTGTTTCTATTTCGGTGACTTATTTGCATGTCCGTAAAGCACGAGGCGTGAGCCTGGAAGCATCCGCGCGCGAACAGCGCTACCGTGTTTTCAGTGAAGTTTCGGCGGATTATGTGGTGCTGGCACATCATTTGGACGATCAAGCGGAAACCTTGTTATTGCAACTATTACGCGGTGCGGGGATCAGAGGGTTAAGCGGAATGCCGGTTATTCGGCAGCAACAGCAACGGCATCGAGCTAAACTATTAAGACCATTATTAAACGTATCGCGGCATCAAATAGAACGCTATGCGCAATGTAACAACTTAACTTGGGTAGTTGATGAAAGTAATGATGATACGGCTTATGATCGAAATTTTTTGCGCCACGAGGTATTGCCGGTATTAAAAAAGCGCTACACCAATTATGCCAAGACCTTGACCAGAACAAGTCGCCATCTTTCCGAAGCTTCCGCATTATTGGATGAATTGGCAGAAATAGACAGTGAACGGTGTATGGTTTCTGGGCAGCTTGATTTAAGTTGTTTGCGCAGACTAGAGGCACCGCGCGTGAAAAATCTTTTACGGTATACGTTAGTGCGTCAAGGAATACAGCTACCCAACACTGGGACAATGGAAAACTTGACGCAGCAGTTGTTATTAATGCGCGACGATGCTCAGCTTAGAGTTGATTTGGTTGATTATGAAATTCGCTGCTTTAAAGGAGCTGTATATATTTTGCACAAAATTGAATCAGCACCAATCCAAGCTCACGAACGATACCTCATTGATTCTGAAAGCGTGATTTGGAATGATGAAATTGGGCAGGAAATGCAATATGCGTATGGAAAAATCGAATTTTCCTGGTCTGAGAGCCAAGGTATTTGTCGAAAAAAAATAGCTAGCCGATTGTTGGCGATTCGTTTGCGTGTGGGTGGGGAAAGTTTTAAACCGGCGTGTAATCGTCCGAACCGCAGCTTGAAAAATTTATTACAAGAAGCTTTTATACCTCCCTGGCATCGTAAATTATTACCTTTGTTGTTTTGTGAAGATCGATTGATTTGGGTGCCTGGCATCGGTATCGATTGTGATTTTCAAGTAAAATCGGGCGAAATGGGGGTTTTGCCAGTCTGGCACCCTATGAAAATAACTAAGCCTGGAAAATGCAAAGATTTCTAG
- a CDS encoding acetyl-CoA carboxylase carboxyltransferase subunit alpha, with protein sequence MKITFLEFEQNIAEFESKIEELRFAQDDSALDISSEIERLQAKSQSLTKSMYAKLTPWQISQVARHPQRPYTLDYIHHLITDFEELHGDRNFGDDHAIVGGLGRFNGQPVMVIGHQKGRDTKEKIYRNFGMPKPEGYRKALRLMRLAEKFSLPLITFIDTPGAYPGIDAEERGQSEAIGRNLYVLAELRIPVICVIIGEGGSGGALAVAVGDVVHMLQYATYSVISPEGCASILWKSADKAPEAAEIMGITADRLKALNLIDSIIPEPIGGAHRDYSVIMHSVNAVLQESLHKLQALSIDALLKKRHERLMAYGSFKEA encoded by the coding sequence ATGAAAATTACTTTCCTGGAGTTTGAACAAAATATTGCAGAGTTTGAATCCAAAATTGAAGAACTGCGCTTTGCACAAGACGATTCTGCATTGGATATTTCGTCTGAAATCGAGCGACTGCAAGCAAAAAGTCAATCATTGACGAAAAGTATGTATGCTAAGTTGACGCCTTGGCAAATTTCGCAAGTGGCGAGACATCCGCAGCGCCCTTATACATTAGATTATATTCATCACTTAATCACTGATTTTGAAGAATTGCATGGCGATCGCAATTTTGGCGATGACCACGCGATAGTCGGTGGCTTAGGGCGCTTCAATGGACAACCAGTGATGGTGATTGGACACCAGAAAGGGCGGGATACCAAGGAAAAGATCTACCGTAATTTTGGTATGCCTAAACCGGAAGGCTATCGCAAAGCACTGCGCTTGATGCGTTTAGCGGAAAAATTTTCATTGCCGCTGATTACTTTTATCGATACACCTGGTGCTTATCCAGGCATTGATGCTGAAGAAAGAGGGCAATCAGAGGCAATCGGTAGAAATCTATACGTGCTTGCCGAACTGCGAATACCGGTTATCTGTGTCATCATTGGCGAAGGGGGTTCCGGGGGTGCTTTGGCAGTTGCGGTAGGCGATGTTGTGCATATGTTGCAATATGCAACGTATTCCGTTATTTCACCCGAGGGTTGCGCATCCATCTTGTGGAAAAGCGCGGATAAAGCTCCTGAAGCGGCGGAAATCATGGGGATTACTGCTGATCGTCTCAAGGCTTTGAATTTAATCGATAGCATTATTCCTGAACCGATTGGCGGTGCTCATCGCGATTACTCGGTCATCATGCATTCTGTGAATGCTGTATTGCAAGAGTCGTTGCATAAATTACAAGCGCTTTCTATCGATGCGCTGTTGAAAAAACGCCATGAACGATTAATGGCTTATGGATCATTTAAGGAAGCCTGA
- the msrB gene encoding peptide-methionine (R)-S-oxide reductase MsrB: MIRTSNIKRRCILRALGIIFCSPIASVLTLSQVSANSYLKPLNKPRIAWRTQLSLEAYQVLFEHHTEEPNSSELNHEYREGTFICAACYLPLFQSQHKYESGSGWPSFTQPITHHVGTQPDHQFGFARTEYHCIRCHGHQGHVFNDGPLPTKQRWCNNGLALNFVLKADPLPLLRS; encoded by the coding sequence ATGATTCGCACTAGCAACATAAAACGGCGTTGCATTCTTCGAGCATTGGGCATTATTTTCTGTTCACCTATCGCTTCGGTATTAACTTTGTCGCAGGTATCCGCCAATTCATATTTAAAGCCACTTAATAAGCCTCGCATCGCTTGGCGCACACAACTTTCGCTCGAAGCTTATCAAGTGTTATTCGAACATCATACAGAGGAGCCTAATAGCAGCGAACTCAATCACGAGTACCGCGAAGGCACGTTTATCTGCGCCGCATGTTATCTACCGCTGTTCCAAAGTCAACACAAATATGAAAGCGGTAGCGGCTGGCCAAGTTTTACACAACCGATTACACACCATGTTGGTACCCAACCGGATCATCAATTCGGTTTTGCGCGCACTGAATATCACTGCATCCGTTGTCACGGACATCAGGGTCACGTCTTTAACGATGGACCGCTTCCAACTAAACAACGTTGGTGCAACAACGGATTAGCTTTAAATTTCGTGCTTAAGGCCGACCCGCTCCCCTTACTTCGAAGCTAA
- a CDS encoding winged helix domain-containing protein — protein MTVEDFLGRYLSEPKSHVFFDPPEQPMTQRQFHKHLQENGIALNLKSRMLITDNALFINGEAYPVNKPAFIILAKLADNYMLPAAMPIDKETEALLYQWYLSGYLD, from the coding sequence ATGACGGTGGAGGATTTTCTTGGTCGCTACCTATCTGAGCCAAAATCACACGTATTCTTCGACCCACCGGAACAACCCATGACGCAGCGTCAATTTCATAAACATCTACAGGAAAATGGCATCGCGCTCAACTTAAAAAGCCGCATGCTAATTACCGATAACGCCTTGTTTATCAATGGTGAAGCGTATCCTGTCAACAAGCCTGCATTTATAATCCTGGCCAAACTGGCTGACAACTATATGTTGCCCGCCGCAATGCCTATCGACAAAGAAACAGAAGCATTGCTGTATCAGTGGTATCTGAGTGGTTATTTAGATTAA
- a CDS encoding acyltransferase — MTSILNKKEIRSHTSLRGWAALMVVFVHFRYYLHSSIDPDEITFFLYKGYLWVDFFFILSGFVMAYVYDIEHPRRYSMRDAMHYLIARIARIYPLHFITLLATLLFFTLLALINRDSGGEDCCVFDGSLRTAESLAANLFLVHSWGMFDWVTWNFPSWSLSAEFFCYLVFAALLTINSAKRKLVLVVLSCMAALFYCLCIATNSDVNDNFRLSTIRAASAFTIGMLLFLARSAISTLSERCLTCIQIVACIALFLSLHFGVNDLLVIGWMALIVLVTWEDRGYLCQCLDTRYLHTIGVLSFSIYMWHYLIQFIAKQDWESFTGLPVESSVVGSILFVAGMLGSVILIAVWSYRHLEIPTRKWINFRLTGLLEAKYPPSWQLALAPSERKR; from the coding sequence ATGACTTCTATTTTAAATAAAAAAGAAATTCGCTCGCATACTTCTTTGCGTGGCTGGGCAGCCTTGATGGTTGTCTTCGTGCATTTTCGATATTATTTGCATTCATCGATCGATCCCGATGAAATTACCTTCTTTTTGTACAAAGGTTATCTTTGGGTTGATTTCTTCTTCATTCTCAGTGGGTTTGTGATGGCTTATGTGTATGACATCGAACATCCCAGACGCTATAGCATGCGTGATGCTATGCATTATCTGATTGCGCGGATTGCCAGAATTTATCCCTTACATTTCATTACATTGTTGGCAACATTACTGTTTTTTACGCTGCTGGCGCTGATCAATCGGGATTCTGGAGGCGAGGATTGCTGTGTGTTCGACGGGTCCTTGCGCACTGCCGAATCACTAGCCGCCAACCTGTTTCTGGTCCACTCGTGGGGCATGTTTGATTGGGTTACGTGGAATTTCCCCTCGTGGTCGCTGAGTGCGGAATTTTTTTGTTATCTGGTCTTTGCTGCGCTTCTCACTATCAATAGCGCTAAACGTAAGCTGGTTCTGGTTGTGCTGTCATGTATGGCAGCGCTGTTCTACTGCTTATGTATTGCGACGAATAGCGATGTCAATGACAACTTTCGTTTGTCTACCATACGCGCCGCATCCGCTTTTACTATCGGCATGTTGTTGTTCTTAGCGCGTAGCGCGATTTCTACTTTGTCAGAAAGATGCCTGACGTGTATTCAGATTGTTGCCTGTATTGCACTTTTTCTTTCGCTCCACTTTGGCGTAAACGATCTTCTAGTGATTGGCTGGATGGCCTTGATCGTGTTGGTGACCTGGGAAGACCGTGGTTACTTATGCCAGTGTCTGGACACGCGCTATCTACACACGATTGGAGTATTGTCATTTTCCATTTATATGTGGCATTACCTGATCCAGTTTATTGCAAAACAGGATTGGGAAAGTTTCACCGGGTTGCCAGTGGAAAGTAGTGTCGTGGGATCCATACTATTTGTGGCGGGTATGCTCGGTTCGGTTATTTTAATAGCGGTCTGGAGTTACCGGCACCTGGAAATACCCACGCGTAAATGGATTAACTTTCGCCTGACCGGTTTGCTGGAAGCCAAGTACCCGCCTAGTTGGCAACTGGCATTGGCACCTAGTGAAAGGAAAAGGTAA
- a CDS encoding TMEM165/GDT1 family protein — MDYKILLTIFATVFLAELGDKTQLATMLFAADKEVNKLTVFVGASLALIIASGIGVLAGSFLSDTINTRYLHYIAGVGFIAIGIWTLMKA, encoded by the coding sequence ATGGATTACAAAATTTTATTGACGATTTTCGCCACCGTATTTCTCGCGGAATTGGGCGATAAAACGCAATTAGCCACGATGCTGTTTGCTGCCGACAAGGAAGTCAATAAATTGACCGTATTTGTCGGAGCGTCTTTAGCTTTAATTATTGCCTCCGGAATCGGTGTTTTAGCCGGTAGCTTTTTATCGGACACAATCAATACTCGGTACTTGCATTACATTGCAGGTGTCGGATTTATTGCGATTGGAATCTGGACGCTAATGAAAGCATAA
- a CDS encoding NTP transferase domain-containing protein has protein sequence MSGFGERFRRAGYTIPKPLIEIEGKPIIAHVIDLFPGETDFIFICNQQHLDEPDYRMHVILQHYCPSTRVIGIAPHKLGPINAVRQAEHLLDPQLPVVVNYCDFTCYWDWQHFKQFITKNQCAGAIPAYRGFHPHSLGNTNYAYMQEIGGWVQDIQEKQPIPKTEWMSSLPAARITSRPLGGRYTRGRMCQEKMSQLQENDACPFWIVDQCF, from the coding sequence ATGTCCGGTTTTGGCGAGCGGTTTCGCCGTGCCGGATACACCATACCCAAACCGTTGATTGAAATCGAAGGCAAGCCAATTATTGCGCACGTTATTGACTTATTTCCGGGAGAAACGGATTTTATTTTTATTTGCAATCAGCAGCATCTCGATGAACCGGATTATCGCATGCACGTCATCCTGCAGCATTACTGTCCTTCCACTAGAGTTATCGGCATTGCACCACATAAGCTCGGACCGATCAATGCAGTACGTCAAGCGGAACACTTACTCGACCCCCAATTACCGGTGGTAGTGAACTATTGCGATTTCACGTGTTATTGGGATTGGCAGCATTTCAAGCAATTCATTACAAAAAATCAATGTGCCGGCGCAATTCCAGCCTATCGTGGATTTCACCCACATTCGTTGGGTAACACCAACTATGCGTACATGCAAGAAATAGGCGGCTGGGTACAGGATATTCAGGAAAAACAACCTATACCGAAAACCGAATGGATGAGTTCGCTTCCAGCGGCACGTATTACTTCGCGTCCGCTCGGGGGTAGATATACCCGGGGTAGGATGTGCCAGGAAAAAATGTCACAACTTCAAGAAAATGACGCTTGCCCTTTTTGGATTGTAGATCAGTGCTTCTAA
- a CDS encoding ATP-binding protein has protein sequence MNNCNSSDIEKEPTFELKLGDFEYSNRRSLGKRKENRTKEHENQDPFFLGREKLLTRLIDHLINGSKGSYLVSGYRGAGKSRFVEEALKEAQNKQCTFDKSKKDWIDVRINLGSDSKLDSRTVLFSMISLLEDNFEQRIRKGQSRYDCLDYFVLKQNKTFILSSLFLLSLLLLSSNQINNYLCLSEPILVLALWTFSSLICFGIVSSVSSSTAKKKPILKHYLEILSLKNEIHAAYEQQFKIENKFFFYGAKELRPPLDNNQIEDRLRRFLDNIVEKEDIKIIFIFDELDKLTGNVINDGTENLDLVKETKLRKKQVDGILGDLKNLVTASNAKFIFIAGRDMYDAYLSERGSTNSLYESLFNDHIYIPSLLTDHSDQQVYLLDSMIEAFLVSHLLSKNQKKQFKEGTKEKYTYLTLREFAETINEDARIQTNFILKIFLHFLTLHSWGNYKRLITLFESFVVVEEGTKEDESTGYSLVFYTVDIQRFILASNLYIMFHHNLSRILMNSDDKLVVSAFSLFHQILKYHGFGFSRENILRMYETVNIHSSPELAKILDVILYTVLRNHIRRIRNGFYRYRFSFLHEKEIHFITNINDDESAAFSFSLNAMDSVKQHFRNLITSSHYSHTDENYGSTALASIHVVVGNFHFWEQSYDEAQIHYGIAIDILNKEISSYTSNIDKINVILQLVEVYLRQGSVAERVGSYAKASAIYLNAEIRADECLKIVLSTGVKSHDSKWDVLKQPRWAKNFLNLKRSGIHYLHDTSNFSDLPGATDVTKYREAVLLLFLENPKTSYRTFLDVARSVDHASERSYFLLGNAYLKAAFSLLVEESNRLYEELQIERSCYQDKNSNEAICSVLVKSLSYLIDFLGKIHHESEFEFKHFNPKNLDKFEEEIKNKNINRHNLKSEDNHSKLIPAFKLMHLSASYFSQGRLNLNTAISKLSIVMMWSALLDFLPWRQIISEEFSSNCTVEIKDEEDGRDKSITVQEAIKYIQKKIDNFHSDSNASTGKSNYFIYVAQESALKHISYNTGKAFSHFIKTTSLRNLGNTELPKPFELEGNPRDLFLHPSFLQEQMNQHFSVFGQLIIASMYWEELIVKNINSIRIPVDGDGYISREKDVGDQLIKGEILPYSIRYYSTMLWLKGREYLSRVLESESDNEITFDSKSDIISNSLNGIITLFRSAQYVTKTYGESSSMSLPPLFIIYYNMWEILFKLASIQIQKIPGKSFEEAVYCIRAVLDKTLLEINSTQKEKVTDISSRVFDLSHVETIALEQLRIVERMKDLNSKDRTNILRNKYFLDDDFEDNVFNLDWFYCRFFAPGALVYRMIIKNKMNSLRKKCSNDTASK, from the coding sequence TTGAATAACTGCAATAGCTCAGATATCGAAAAAGAACCTACATTTGAACTGAAACTAGGAGATTTTGAATATAGTAATAGAAGATCTTTAGGTAAAAGAAAAGAAAATAGAACTAAAGAACACGAAAACCAAGATCCCTTTTTCCTTGGTAGGGAAAAATTACTTACTAGGCTTATTGATCATTTAATAAACGGTTCAAAAGGATCATATTTAGTATCAGGATATCGAGGCGCTGGTAAATCAAGATTTGTAGAAGAAGCACTGAAAGAAGCGCAAAACAAACAATGCACTTTCGATAAATCTAAAAAGGATTGGATTGATGTTCGTATCAATCTTGGCAGCGATAGTAAATTAGATTCTAGAACCGTTTTATTCAGCATGATATCTTTACTAGAAGACAACTTTGAACAAAGAATAAGAAAGGGGCAAAGTCGATATGATTGTTTGGATTATTTTGTTTTAAAACAAAATAAAACATTTATTCTGAGTTCGCTATTTCTACTTTCTTTATTATTACTCTCCTCAAATCAAATTAACAATTATCTTTGTCTAAGTGAGCCTATTTTAGTTTTGGCACTGTGGACTTTTTCTTCGCTAATTTGCTTTGGAATTGTATCTTCTGTTTCTTCATCCACAGCCAAAAAAAAACCTATCCTTAAACACTATCTTGAAATTCTATCGCTCAAGAACGAAATACACGCTGCATACGAACAACAATTCAAAATTGAAAACAAATTCTTTTTTTATGGAGCAAAAGAATTAAGACCGCCTTTAGATAATAATCAAATTGAAGATAGACTCAGGAGATTTCTTGATAATATAGTAGAAAAAGAAGATATAAAAATAATATTTATTTTCGACGAGTTAGATAAACTAACTGGAAATGTTATAAATGATGGCACAGAAAATTTAGACTTAGTTAAAGAAACAAAGCTTAGAAAGAAACAAGTTGATGGAATATTGGGAGATCTAAAAAATCTTGTTACCGCTTCAAATGCAAAATTCATATTTATAGCCGGAAGGGATATGTATGATGCATACCTATCAGAGCGAGGTAGTACAAATTCATTGTATGAAAGTTTGTTTAATGATCATATCTATATTCCAAGCTTATTAACTGATCACTCTGATCAGCAAGTGTATTTACTTGATTCTATGATCGAGGCATTCTTAGTTTCACATCTTTTATCAAAAAATCAAAAAAAACAATTTAAGGAAGGAACGAAGGAAAAATACACTTACTTGACACTTCGGGAATTTGCAGAAACCATAAATGAAGACGCGCGTATTCAAACAAACTTCATACTAAAAATTTTTTTGCACTTCTTAACCCTGCATTCTTGGGGAAACTACAAAAGATTAATTACGTTATTCGAGTCTTTTGTTGTTGTTGAAGAAGGCACAAAAGAAGATGAATCAACTGGATATTCCCTTGTATTCTATACAGTTGATATTCAAAGATTTATTCTGGCATCCAATTTATACATAATGTTTCATCATAATTTGAGTAGGATTCTTATGAATTCGGATGACAAATTAGTAGTCTCAGCCTTCTCATTATTCCATCAAATACTAAAATATCATGGCTTCGGTTTTTCAAGAGAAAATATATTGAGAATGTACGAAACAGTCAACATACATAGTTCTCCCGAATTAGCAAAGATATTAGATGTAATTTTATATACTGTTCTTAGAAATCATATAAGAAGGATTCGTAATGGTTTTTATAGATACCGATTTAGTTTTCTGCACGAAAAAGAAATTCACTTCATAACAAATATTAATGATGATGAATCTGCCGCTTTTAGTTTTTCACTCAATGCGATGGATTCTGTAAAACAACATTTCAGGAATTTAATTACTTCTAGTCATTATTCACATACAGATGAGAATTATGGAAGTACTGCTTTAGCTTCAATCCATGTTGTTGTCGGAAATTTTCATTTCTGGGAACAATCCTATGACGAAGCTCAAATTCATTATGGGATAGCAATAGATATTCTAAATAAAGAGATCTCGTCTTACACATCAAATATTGACAAGATAAACGTTATATTACAGTTGGTTGAAGTATATTTGAGGCAGGGATCGGTAGCAGAACGTGTTGGAAGCTATGCTAAAGCTTCAGCAATTTACCTAAATGCCGAGATTAGGGCAGATGAATGTTTAAAAATTGTTTTGAGTACAGGCGTTAAAAGCCATGATTCGAAATGGGATGTATTAAAACAACCCAGGTGGGCAAAAAATTTTTTGAACCTAAAAAGAAGCGGAATTCATTATCTTCACGATACAAGCAACTTCTCTGATTTACCAGGCGCAACGGATGTAACTAAATATCGTGAAGCAGTACTTTTGCTTTTTCTTGAAAACCCAAAAACATCATATCGTACATTTTTGGATGTTGCTCGTTCTGTTGACCATGCAAGCGAGAGATCATATTTTTTACTAGGTAACGCATACTTAAAAGCAGCGTTTAGTTTATTGGTCGAAGAAAGTAATCGCTTATATGAAGAATTGCAAATTGAAAGATCCTGTTATCAGGACAAGAACTCTAATGAAGCAATTTGTTCTGTTCTTGTCAAGTCATTATCATATCTGATTGATTTTTTAGGAAAAATTCACCATGAATCTGAGTTTGAATTTAAACATTTTAATCCTAAAAATTTAGATAAATTTGAAGAGGAAATTAAAAATAAAAATATTAATAGGCATAATCTAAAATCTGAAGATAATCACTCTAAATTGATTCCGGCCTTTAAATTAATGCATCTCTCTGCATCTTATTTTTCTCAAGGGCGACTAAACCTTAATACTGCTATTTCAAAGTTGAGCATCGTAATGATGTGGTCCGCCTTACTGGATTTTCTCCCCTGGAGGCAAATTATATCGGAAGAATTCTCATCAAACTGTACTGTAGAGATAAAAGATGAAGAAGATGGAAGAGATAAATCGATTACAGTTCAAGAAGCAATAAAGTATATACAGAAAAAAATTGACAATTTTCATAGTGATTCTAACGCTTCAACAGGAAAGAGCAATTACTTTATTTATGTGGCTCAAGAGAGCGCATTAAAACATATCAGCTATAACACTGGGAAAGCTTTTTCGCATTTTATTAAAACTACCTCTTTAAGAAACTTGGGTAATACCGAGTTACCCAAGCCATTCGAACTTGAAGGAAATCCAAGAGATCTATTCTTGCATCCTTCATTTTTACAAGAACAAATGAATCAGCATTTTTCGGTTTTTGGTCAATTAATTATAGCTTCTATGTATTGGGAAGAATTAATTGTTAAAAATATTAATAGCATTAGAATACCGGTTGATGGCGATGGATATATAAGTAGGGAAAAAGATGTTGGAGATCAACTTATAAAAGGTGAAATATTGCCTTACAGTATTCGATATTATTCCACGATGTTATGGCTAAAAGGCCGTGAGTATTTATCACGCGTGCTAGAGTCGGAGAGTGATAACGAAATAACGTTCGACTCTAAGAGTGATATTATTTCAAATTCATTAAATGGAATTATTACGCTGTTTAGATCGGCGCAGTATGTTACAAAGACTTACGGCGAATCTTCATCAATGTCTCTGCCTCCTTTGTTTATTATTTACTATAATATGTGGGAAATTTTATTTAAACTTGCATCTATTCAAATACAAAAAATTCCAGGAAAATCATTTGAGGAGGCCGTTTATTGCATAAGAGCAGTATTAGATAAGACTCTATTAGAAATAAATTCTACACAAAAGGAAAAAGTGACAGACATTTCATCTCGTGTGTTTGATTTATCTCACGTTGAAACTATAGCTTTGGAACAACTAAGAATAGTTGAGCGCATGAAAGATCTAAATTCTAAAGACAGAACAAACATTCTAAGAAACAAATATTTTTTGGATGATGATTTTGAAGATAATGTCTTTAATTTAGACTGGTTTTATTGTCGTTTTTTTGCTCCTGGAGCTTTAGTTTATAGAATGATTATTAAGAATAAGATGAACTCTCTTAGAAAGAAGTGTTCAAACGATACTGCTTCAAAATAA
- a CDS encoding helix-turn-helix domain-containing protein, translating to MVHFYTAIYRKISLQNFNSLNLQSGPVVDELKALIAHGWTVPKLAHELGKSSRQVYRWLEGAKCNGEIRWAIRILLKK from the coding sequence GTGGTACATTTTTACACCGCTATTTATAGAAAAATTTCTCTACAAAACTTTAACTCTTTAAATTTGCAATCTGGGCCTGTTGTTGATGAGCTGAAAGCGCTGATTGCTCATGGGTGGACAGTCCCTAAACTCGCACATGAGCTCGGTAAAAGTTCGAGGCAGGTATATCGTTGGTTGGAGGGCGCTAAATGTAATGGAGAAATTCGGTGGGCAATTAGAATTCTTTTGAAAAAGTAG
- a CDS encoding IS1595 family transposase, with translation MVIDVLERDDLPFPRSLPDFQRLFPNEAACAAYLERARWSDGFVCDYCGTLGEPYRFANRPSVCRCRHCNRDTSLTAGTVMERTHTPLSVWFWAAYLVASQTPGMSAAQFQRQLGLSRYETAFQILHKLRVGMVRPDQDRIGGNPFDAVEADETYVGGRTRGKGRGVHDMVLVAGAVEVKQRKHGGSLNKRRTGRYAGRVRLAVVPDRSAKSLGGFIERVVTPGATIITDDWSGYAALEKRGYLHTAVAERGDMQVAETFLPIIHLVFSNLKTWLRGIHHGVSPQHLQAYLNEFTFRFNRRFYPFNAFRSLLGIAGDVTAPTYAELYTKKSRPTTTSSYLGS, from the coding sequence ATGGTTATCGACGTGCTTGAGCGAGACGATTTGCCGTTCCCTCGCTCGCTTCCTGATTTTCAGCGACTGTTCCCGAACGAAGCGGCCTGCGCGGCCTATCTTGAGCGCGCCCGATGGAGCGACGGATTCGTTTGTGACTACTGCGGCACACTCGGAGAGCCTTATCGCTTCGCCAATCGCCCCAGCGTTTGTCGGTGCCGTCACTGCAACCGAGACACGAGCCTCACTGCGGGCACCGTCATGGAACGCACCCACACACCTCTCTCCGTATGGTTCTGGGCAGCCTACTTGGTTGCCAGCCAAACACCCGGTATGTCTGCTGCCCAATTCCAGCGGCAACTCGGGCTGTCGCGTTATGAGACTGCTTTCCAGATTCTCCACAAACTGCGGGTCGGCATGGTGCGTCCCGACCAAGATCGGATTGGTGGCAACCCCTTCGATGCCGTCGAGGCCGATGAAACCTACGTCGGAGGACGTACTCGCGGCAAGGGTCGAGGCGTTCACGACATGGTTCTCGTCGCCGGTGCGGTCGAGGTTAAACAGCGCAAGCACGGTGGCAGCCTCAATAAGCGGAGGACTGGGCGTTACGCCGGACGTGTTCGGCTCGCTGTGGTGCCAGACCGCAGTGCCAAATCGTTGGGCGGTTTCATTGAGCGCGTCGTTACGCCAGGCGCCACCATCATTACCGATGACTGGAGCGGCTACGCGGCGCTTGAAAAGCGAGGGTATCTTCATACCGCCGTTGCGGAACGTGGCGACATGCAAGTTGCCGAAACTTTTCTGCCCATCATTCACCTCGTGTTCTCCAATCTCAAAACATGGTTACGTGGCATTCACCACGGCGTCAGCCCGCAACACCTGCAAGCCTATCTCAACGAATTCACGTTTCGATTCAACCGCCGTTTCTACCCTTTCAACGCATTCCGTTCCCTGCTTGGCATTGCTGGTGATGTCACTGCGCCGACGTATGCTGAACTTTATACAAAAAAATCACGGCCCACTACTACATCTAGCTACCTTGGGAGTTAA